The following nucleotide sequence is from Paracrocinitomix mangrovi.
ATTCCATCTACTAATTTGACTGATTTTATATGCTCTAATTGTTCTGCGACATCATGCACTTCATCCCATCCGAAATTGAGTTTGTTTACCAAAAAAGTCTCCCACAACCTGTGTTTGCGGATAATTTGAATAGCAATTCTTTCACCTTCTGCAGTTAAACCGCATCCTTTATATTTTTGATAGGCTACCAGTTTCTTAATTTTAAGTTTTTGCAACATATCAGTTATGGAAGATGCTTTTGCATCCAATTTATCCGCCAGTGCATTGGTAGACACCTTAAGCTTTTCCTGTCCGGCCAAATGAAATATTTCTTTCAAATAGTTTTCTTCGGCCTGTGTTAATAAAGACTTTGTTCCTGCCATCTTATTTTCTTTTAATATTCCATCTAATTCCTAAAAAGAATCTTCTTACCTGTAAAGGACCAAAAGCATATGAAGTGTCAAAATTGTCTCCATAGGGATTCATTGGGTCAATTAAAGGTGAAGGCTGGGTGTAGTTAAATATGTTTTTGATTCCTGTGTACAATTCCAAATTGATATTTTTAAACGACTTCGTCACTTGAACATTTTGAATGGTATACCAAGGAGATTGATCAGGTCTGTCAAATGGTTCAGCAAAATCAGGCAAACGTTGCGGTCCCATTACTCTGCCTTGATAGGCAAATTCAAGTCCGATTTTTTTCCAATTAAAGTTTACACCAAAAGTTCCGGAGAATTTAGGCGCAAAAAACTGCTGTTCTTTAACTGATAAATTGTTACTGTCTTTAGTCATCTCAAAGACCTCCATTAATGTAACTCCCATCCTTACCCTTAGGGGAATTGAAAAAGCATGATTAATAGATGCCGATATCCCACGACTTATCCCATAACCGGACAAATTTTGATAGACAA
It contains:
- a CDS encoding metal-dependent transcriptional regulator, giving the protein MAGTKSLLTQAEENYLKEIFHLAGQEKLKVSTNALADKLDAKASSITDMLQKLKIKKLVAYQKYKGCGLTAEGERIAIQIIRKHRLWETFLVNKLNFGWDEVHDVAEQLEHIKSVKLVDGIDRLLNHPKFDPHGDPIPDKEGNIDYQESMVDLCDAAINSVVQLVSVNENSLELLKYLDEIGLNIGSEIVIHNRITFDESMIVQINKGEKISLSKKVTENLGVKFKSKL